A window of the Dongshaea marina genome harbors these coding sequences:
- a CDS encoding DUF3369 domain-containing protein produces the protein MDGEMLTLTDEHPSDRLPREQSLKTWKVAVVDDEDDIHSLTRMVIKDLLFFGRKLELYSVHSGSEAQQLLRQHQDIVLVLLDVVMETDHAGLDLAQFIRKDLNNHLTRITLRTGQPGQAPELSTVVNYDINDYKEKTDLTSKKLIVAIYSAIRSYRDLLAIEKTKDHLKKLLRSTHELYHSHAIREFAVHVLEQLVSLLHLGEDALYVKTETPGVDGYLGKEVVVGIGCYSKYSCSTQSQLPDVMHTELDRVREEKKIIVFDDHFLAYFRAPQGSEHLLYVTGITKKEFTVENQELVCIFCEHVGKAFDSFAPKEREEYLHF, from the coding sequence ATGGATGGTGAAATGCTTACGCTGACGGATGAGCACCCGTCTGATCGGCTTCCTCGGGAGCAGTCCTTAAAAACATGGAAAGTGGCTGTGGTTGATGATGAAGATGATATTCACTCCCTGACCCGAATGGTGATTAAGGATCTGCTCTTCTTTGGACGAAAACTGGAGCTTTATAGCGTTCATTCCGGCAGTGAAGCGCAGCAGTTATTGAGACAACACCAGGATATAGTACTTGTCTTACTTGATGTGGTCATGGAAACTGACCACGCTGGGCTAGATTTAGCTCAATTCATCCGTAAAGATCTCAATAACCATCTAACCCGGATCACTCTCAGAACAGGCCAACCAGGACAAGCTCCAGAACTCTCTACGGTTGTGAACTATGACATCAATGATTATAAAGAAAAAACAGATTTAACCTCGAAAAAACTCATTGTTGCCATTTACTCTGCGATCCGCAGCTACAGGGATCTGCTTGCGATAGAAAAGACAAAAGATCACCTCAAAAAATTACTTCGATCCACCCATGAACTCTATCATTCTCACGCAATTCGAGAGTTTGCTGTTCATGTATTGGAGCAGTTGGTCTCTCTTCTTCACTTGGGGGAGGATGCCCTTTACGTTAAAACAGAGACACCCGGGGTGGATGGTTACCTGGGTAAAGAGGTCGTTGTCGGCATTGGCTGCTATTCAAAATATTCATGTAGTACCCAGTCTCAGCTTCCTGATGTGATGCATACCGAGCTCGATCGTGTACGTGAAGAAAAGAAGATCATTGTTTTTGATGATCACTTCCTTGCTTACTTTCGAGCACCTCAGGGGTCTGAGCACCTTCTTTATGTCACTGGGATTACGAAAAAAGAGTTCACGGTCGAAAATCAGGAGTTGGTTTGTATCTTTTGCGAGCATGTGGGGAAAGCCTTTGACTCGTTCGCACCAAAAGAGCGCGAGGAATACCTCCATTTTTAG